From Nocardioides sp. HDW12B, the proteins below share one genomic window:
- a CDS encoding ABC transporter ATP-binding protein, whose amino-acid sequence MTATSTDTSASDRPDDSGGRNADTEISGVDLELTDVVKKYPGQDSAAVDHLTLHIPAGEIVMFVGPSGCGKTTSLKMINRLIEPTSGTITIGGEDVKGRSVDELRRHIGYVIQGGSLFPHMTVAQNIAMVPKLLKWDGKRIDERVDELLDLVSLDAKKYRDRYPRELSGGQQQRVGVARGLAADPPVVLMDEPFGAVDPITRQRLQDELMSIQAELRKTIVCVTHDIDEAIKLGDRICILREGAEIAQYDTPENILANPANRFVEDFVGAGSSLKQLTLMRVSDIELLDWPTATVGESSEEAVRRAKEAGERSVIILDKNRRPRDWVWLRDLEDASTVSEPRGDDVLGVDRRATLNDALDDMLTSSHAGAIVTGRREEFLGVASFTSVTQRIQNVGDASSESEAERLDRGTPA is encoded by the coding sequence ATGACCGCCACCTCCACCGACACCAGCGCCTCCGACCGTCCGGACGACTCCGGCGGTCGCAACGCCGACACCGAGATCAGCGGGGTCGACCTCGAGCTCACCGACGTCGTCAAGAAGTACCCGGGACAGGACTCGGCGGCCGTCGACCACCTGACCCTGCACATCCCGGCCGGCGAGATCGTGATGTTCGTGGGCCCCTCGGGCTGCGGCAAGACGACGTCGCTGAAGATGATCAACCGGCTCATCGAGCCCACCTCCGGCACCATCACCATCGGGGGCGAGGACGTGAAGGGCCGCTCGGTCGACGAGCTGCGCCGTCACATCGGCTACGTCATCCAGGGCGGCAGCCTCTTCCCCCACATGACGGTCGCCCAGAACATCGCGATGGTGCCCAAGCTCCTCAAGTGGGACGGCAAGCGCATCGACGAGCGCGTCGACGAGCTGCTCGACCTGGTCAGCCTGGACGCCAAGAAGTACCGCGACCGCTATCCCCGCGAGCTCTCCGGCGGTCAGCAGCAGCGCGTCGGCGTCGCCCGCGGCCTGGCCGCCGACCCGCCGGTCGTGCTCATGGACGAGCCGTTCGGCGCGGTCGACCCGATCACGCGGCAGCGGCTGCAGGACGAGCTCATGTCGATCCAGGCCGAGCTGCGCAAGACCATCGTCTGCGTCACCCACGACATCGACGAGGCCATCAAGCTCGGCGACCGGATCTGTATCCTGCGCGAGGGCGCGGAGATCGCGCAGTACGACACCCCCGAGAACATCCTGGCCAACCCGGCGAACCGGTTCGTCGAGGACTTCGTGGGAGCGGGGTCGTCGCTCAAGCAGCTGACGCTGATGCGGGTCAGCGACATCGAGCTCCTCGACTGGCCCACGGCCACCGTCGGAGAGTCCAGCGAGGAGGCCGTCCGCCGGGCCAAGGAGGCCGGCGAGCGCTCCGTCATCATCCTCGACAAGAACCGGCGCCCCCGCGACTGGGTGTGGCTGCGCGACCTCGAGGACGCCTCCACCGTGTCCGAGCCCCGGGGCGACGACGTGCTCGGCGTCGACCGCCGGGCCACGCTCAACGACGCCCTCGACGACATGCTGACCTCCAGCCACGCCGGCGCCATCGTGACGGGCCGTCGCGAGGAGTTCCTCGGCGTCGCGTCGTTCACGTCGGTGACGCAGCGGATCCAGAACGTCGGCGACGCCAGCAGCGAGTCCGAGGCGGAGCGCCTGGACCGCGGGACCCCGGCATGA
- a CDS encoding adenylate kinase: MRLILMGPPGAGKGTQAKVVAEHFGVPAISTGDIFRANVAGRTELGQEAQRYMDAGEYVPDEITNAMVRDRVNLPDAEPGFLLDGYPRTLAQVDELDDMLAELGTKLDAAVSLAADQDELVKRLLKRAEVEGRTDDTEEVIRRRQEVYNEQTAPLIKVYDERGLLVEVDGIGEVDTVTQRIFDALETQD, encoded by the coding sequence ATGCGACTGATCCTCATGGGCCCGCCCGGGGCCGGCAAAGGCACGCAGGCCAAGGTCGTGGCCGAGCACTTCGGCGTGCCGGCCATCTCGACCGGCGACATCTTCCGCGCGAACGTGGCCGGCCGGACCGAGCTGGGGCAAGAGGCGCAGCGCTACATGGACGCGGGGGAGTACGTCCCCGACGAGATCACCAACGCGATGGTGCGCGACCGGGTCAACCTCCCCGACGCCGAGCCGGGCTTCCTGCTCGACGGCTACCCGCGCACGCTGGCGCAGGTCGACGAGCTCGACGACATGCTGGCCGAGCTCGGCACCAAGCTGGACGCGGCCGTCTCGCTGGCCGCGGACCAGGACGAGCTGGTCAAGCGGCTGCTGAAGCGCGCCGAGGTCGAGGGGCGCACCGACGACACCGAAGAGGTGATCCGTCGGCGCCAGGAGGTCTACAACGAGCAGACCGCGCCGCTCATCAAGGTCTACGACGAGCGCGGGCTGCTGGTCGAGGTCGACGGCATCGGCGAGGTCGACACGGTGACCCAGCGCATCTTCGACGCCCTCGAGACGCAGGACTGA
- a CDS encoding ABC transporter permease, with protein sequence MSEATRTRPDEDAPTGSPETGERDELTGETDVAPERSARSRISREQVILLLGIPVVVVLVLGGWVWWRATASLDAIESRQLAWGTLLDLTWEHVKITLVTTVFVLAAAVPLGVLLTRKGFDKAAPLVVGIGNIGQAAPAIGLVVLFAIWINFGFWTAVLAFTLYGVLPVLRNTIVGLQGVDRTLIEAGRGMGMSGRGVLLRIELPLAIPVIMAGVRTALVLVVGVASFGTFVDAGGLGALIQTGVVLSRNSILISGGLLIALLALLVDWVGRVLETALRPKGL encoded by the coding sequence ATGAGCGAGGCGACCCGCACCCGCCCCGACGAGGACGCCCCGACGGGTTCCCCCGAGACGGGCGAGCGGGACGAGCTGACGGGGGAGACCGACGTCGCCCCCGAGCGCTCGGCGCGATCCCGGATCTCCCGCGAGCAGGTCATCCTGCTCCTCGGCATCCCCGTGGTCGTCGTGCTCGTGCTGGGAGGATGGGTCTGGTGGCGCGCCACCGCCTCCCTCGACGCGATCGAGAGCCGTCAGCTCGCCTGGGGCACGCTGCTCGACCTCACGTGGGAGCACGTGAAGATCACCCTGGTCACGACCGTGTTCGTGCTCGCGGCGGCCGTCCCGCTGGGGGTGCTGCTGACCCGCAAGGGCTTCGACAAGGCCGCGCCGCTCGTGGTCGGCATCGGCAACATCGGTCAGGCCGCGCCCGCCATCGGCCTCGTCGTGCTGTTCGCGATCTGGATCAACTTCGGCTTCTGGACCGCCGTGCTCGCCTTCACGCTGTACGGCGTGCTGCCGGTCCTGCGCAACACCATCGTGGGACTGCAGGGCGTCGACCGGACCCTCATCGAGGCCGGACGCGGGATGGGCATGTCCGGGCGAGGCGTGCTGCTGCGCATCGAGCTGCCGCTCGCCATCCCGGTGATCATGGCCGGCGTGCGCACGGCGCTCGTCCTCGTCGTCGGCGTCGCGTCCTTCGGCACCTTCGTCGACGCCGGTGGGCTCGGCGCCCTCATCCAGACCGGGGTCGTCCTGTCGCGCAACTCCATCCTCATCAGCGGGGGCCTGCTCATCGCGCTCCTCGCGCTGCTCGTCGACTGGGTGGGTCGCGTGCTGGAGACCGCCCTCCGACCGAAGGGACTCTGA
- a CDS encoding DUF202 domain-containing protein, whose product MSEAASGFAERTVMAWQRTSLAIVTLALLQLRLTSGHAPGVVLGLLGLAAVMAALAGVEARRRDRGGRVGLLLTSAVVLLTLVELGIVLS is encoded by the coding sequence ATGAGCGAGGCGGCCAGCGGGTTCGCCGAGCGGACGGTCATGGCCTGGCAGCGGACCTCGCTGGCGATCGTCACCCTCGCCCTGCTCCAGCTGCGGCTGACGTCCGGTCACGCCCCGGGCGTGGTGCTGGGCCTCCTCGGGCTCGCCGCGGTCATGGCGGCCCTGGCCGGGGTCGAGGCGCGGCGCCGCGACCGGGGCGGACGCGTCGGTCTGCTGCTGACGTCGGCGGTCGTGCTGCTGACGCTGGTCGAGCTGGGGATCGTCCTCAGCTGA
- a CDS encoding YigZ family protein: MSADSYRVLAGPASGELEEKRSRFVCLLERVATEDEARAVVATARRDFPDARHHCSAYVLGRGVVERSSDDGEPSGTAGAPMLEVLRGAGLGDVVAVVVRWFGGTLLGAGGLVRAYGDAVRSALDEAVVVERRRLALVTVTVEHADAGRLENDLRARGVRVQDTAYGERVVLTLAVPPGWPVDDEVAALTAGSAVVAPAGETWVDLS, encoded by the coding sequence CTGAGCGCGGACTCCTACCGGGTGCTCGCCGGGCCAGCGAGCGGCGAGCTCGAGGAGAAGCGGTCCCGATTCGTGTGCCTGCTCGAGCGGGTCGCCACGGAGGACGAGGCGCGGGCCGTGGTGGCGACGGCCCGTCGCGACTTCCCCGACGCCCGCCACCACTGCTCGGCGTACGTGCTGGGCAGGGGGGTGGTGGAGCGGTCCTCCGACGACGGTGAGCCGTCGGGCACCGCGGGGGCGCCCATGCTCGAGGTGCTGCGCGGCGCCGGCCTCGGCGACGTGGTGGCCGTGGTGGTGCGCTGGTTCGGGGGGACGCTGCTGGGCGCAGGTGGCCTGGTGCGCGCGTACGGCGACGCGGTGCGGTCGGCGCTCGACGAGGCAGTCGTGGTGGAGCGGAGGCGGCTGGCGCTGGTGACGGTGACCGTCGAGCACGCCGACGCCGGGCGGCTGGAGAACGACCTGCGTGCCCGAGGCGTGCGCGTGCAGGACACGGCGTACGGCGAGCGGGTCGTGCTCACCCTCGCCGTGCCGCCGGGGTGGCCGGTCGACGACGAGGTCGCCGCGCTCACCGCAGGATCGGCGGTCGTCGCGCCGGCGGGTGAGACCTGGGTCGACCTCAGCTGA
- a CDS encoding cystathionine beta-synthase, translating into MDYVDSMLDLIGNTPLVRLRRVLDESGPGGAGDAASGSASEDGPLVLAKVEYMNPGGSVKDRIAVRMVEAAEASGELQPGGTIVEPTSGNTGVGLALVAQAKGYHCVFVVPDKVSEDKRNVLKAYGAEVVVCPTAVDPDHPDSYYSVSDRLTREIEGAWKPDQYSNPANPRSHYETTGPEIWRQTEGRVTHFVCGVGTGGTISGTGRYLKEQNPDVQVVGADPAGSVYSGGTGRPYLVEGVGEDFWPEAYDREVADRIIEVSDGDSFAMTRRLAREEGLLVGGSCGMAAVAAVRLAHELAGTEEGRDAVVVVLLPDSGRGYLTKVFNDEWLARYGFLPATGGQTVGQVLRGKDDRLPDLVHTHPAETVAEAIAILHEYGVSQMPVVRAEPPVVAAEVAGSVSDRALLDALFTNEARLSDAVEDHMSAPFPTIGASEPVDAAVAALEKGDALLVQEDGKPIGVLTRQDLLAFLAQG; encoded by the coding sequence GTGGACTACGTGGACTCGATGCTGGACCTGATCGGAAACACCCCGCTCGTGCGGCTGCGCCGGGTGCTCGACGAGAGCGGCCCCGGTGGTGCCGGTGACGCGGCGTCGGGCTCGGCGTCCGAGGACGGGCCGCTGGTGCTGGCCAAGGTGGAGTACATGAACCCGGGCGGCTCGGTGAAGGACCGCATCGCCGTACGCATGGTGGAGGCGGCGGAGGCCTCCGGCGAGCTGCAGCCGGGCGGCACCATCGTGGAGCCCACCTCGGGCAACACCGGCGTCGGGCTGGCGCTGGTGGCGCAGGCCAAGGGCTACCACTGCGTCTTCGTCGTCCCGGACAAGGTCAGCGAGGACAAGCGCAACGTCCTCAAGGCGTACGGCGCCGAGGTGGTCGTCTGCCCGACCGCGGTGGACCCCGACCACCCGGACTCCTACTACTCGGTCTCGGACCGGCTCACCCGCGAGATCGAGGGCGCCTGGAAGCCCGACCAGTACTCCAACCCGGCCAACCCGCGCTCGCACTACGAGACCACCGGGCCGGAGATCTGGCGCCAGACCGAGGGCCGGGTGACGCACTTCGTCTGCGGCGTCGGCACCGGCGGCACGATCAGCGGCACGGGCCGCTACCTCAAGGAGCAGAACCCCGACGTGCAGGTCGTCGGGGCGGACCCGGCCGGCTCCGTCTACAGCGGCGGCACCGGGCGGCCCTACCTCGTGGAGGGGGTCGGCGAGGACTTCTGGCCCGAGGCCTACGACCGTGAGGTCGCCGACCGCATCATCGAGGTCTCCGACGGCGACTCGTTCGCGATGACCCGCCGGCTGGCCCGCGAGGAGGGCCTGCTCGTCGGGGGCTCCTGCGGCATGGCGGCGGTGGCCGCGGTGCGGCTCGCGCACGAGCTGGCCGGCACCGAGGAGGGGCGCGACGCGGTGGTCGTGGTGCTGCTGCCGGACTCCGGGCGCGGCTACCTGACGAAGGTCTTCAACGACGAGTGGCTGGCCCGCTACGGCTTCCTGCCCGCCACCGGCGGCCAGACGGTCGGGCAGGTGCTGCGCGGCAAGGACGACCGGCTGCCCGACCTCGTCCACACCCACCCCGCGGAGACCGTCGCCGAGGCGATCGCGATCCTCCACGAGTACGGCGTCTCGCAGATGCCGGTCGTGCGGGCCGAGCCGCCCGTCGTGGCGGCCGAGGTGGCCGGGTCCGTCTCGGACCGGGCGCTGCTGGACGCGTTGTTCACCAACGAGGCACGGCTGTCCGACGCGGTCGAGGACCACATGAGCGCGCCCTTCCCGACCATCGGCGCCTCGGAGCCGGTCGACGCCGCCGTCGCGGCGCTGGAGAAGGGCGACGCCCTGCTGGTGCAGGAGGACGGCAAGCCGATCGGGGTGCTGACGCGCCAGGACCTGCTCGCCTTCCTCGCCCAGGGCTGA
- a CDS encoding PaaI family thioesterase — MSTEPRNPEYAATVRRSFEAQGVMTLLGASLVEVAPGHVEIEVVPRPELSQQQSFLHAGVTTTILDSACGYAGLTLMPAGSEVLTVELKVNLLAPAAGDRVVARGRVVRSGRTLTVAQGDAYAVTGGDEVHCATITATLIRVDAPG; from the coding sequence GTGAGCACCGAGCCCCGCAACCCCGAGTACGCCGCCACCGTCCGCCGGTCGTTCGAGGCCCAGGGCGTCATGACGCTGCTGGGTGCCTCGCTGGTCGAGGTGGCACCGGGACACGTCGAGATCGAGGTGGTGCCGCGCCCCGAGCTGTCGCAGCAGCAGAGCTTCCTGCACGCCGGGGTCACGACGACGATCCTCGACAGCGCCTGCGGCTACGCCGGGCTGACGCTCATGCCCGCGGGGTCCGAGGTGCTGACCGTGGAGCTCAAGGTCAACCTGCTGGCTCCGGCCGCCGGCGACCGGGTGGTGGCGCGCGGCCGGGTCGTGCGGTCCGGCCGGACCCTGACCGTCGCACAGGGCGACGCGTACGCGGTCACCGGCGGGGACGAGGTCCACTGCGCCACGATCACCGCGACGCTGATCCGCGTCGACGCCCCCGGCTGA
- a CDS encoding kelch repeat-containing protein, giving the protein MLRRTPSHPARRRFGALAATLGLSLAAAAVPSGSAAAAGDEWVTVAPMAQARERHVMAPLPNGTVLVAGGISGSGSSTRSAEVYDPTADAWAAVPSLSRFRIDATATPLLDGRVLVFAGESFSGVSSPPSTGDVYSPATGTWSTTAPASRFYGGQTATRLLDGRVLVVGGNAVTGGRETRAEIYDPITNSWTNVAPMSQPRIGHTGTLLTDGRVLVAGGVGNAGTAVDTAEVYDPLTDAWTSTEPMPGARDSQTATRLDDGRVLLAGGTSSGSAPLASAVVYSPGTNSFTATDSLDVARTYHTAVALTDGDVLVAGGESSEAYLPVTSVEVYDTATSTWRTVDAMNGDRSLHTSVALDDGTVLVAGGYDNATFAGVSSVERYTPAVTAAPVAARSITVSARDTAKRGDDRLVVSGRLSVEDGPRRCVVDERVLVQRYDARSARWVRVGVDRTSGGENPGRYRLVTADVRATYRASVVERTVTQGESTSTCSAASAEVRHSHYAG; this is encoded by the coding sequence ATGCTCAGACGCACGCCATCCCACCCTGCCCGGAGGCGCTTCGGCGCCCTGGCCGCGACCTTGGGGCTCTCGCTCGCCGCGGCCGCGGTCCCCAGCGGGTCGGCTGCCGCCGCGGGAGACGAGTGGGTCACGGTGGCCCCGATGGCCCAGGCGCGGGAGCGGCACGTCATGGCACCGCTCCCGAACGGCACGGTCCTCGTCGCAGGGGGGATCTCCGGATCCGGCTCCTCCACCCGCAGCGCCGAGGTCTACGACCCGACCGCCGATGCCTGGGCAGCAGTCCCGTCCCTCAGCCGTTTCCGGATCGACGCCACCGCGACCCCGCTGCTCGACGGACGTGTCCTCGTCTTCGCCGGCGAGTCGTTCTCCGGCGTCAGCAGCCCCCCGAGCACCGGCGACGTCTACAGCCCCGCGACCGGCACGTGGTCGACGACCGCCCCGGCGAGCAGGTTCTACGGCGGACAGACCGCCACCCGGCTGCTGGACGGGCGCGTCCTCGTGGTCGGCGGCAACGCGGTGACCGGTGGTCGCGAGACGCGGGCCGAGATCTACGACCCGATCACCAACAGCTGGACCAACGTGGCCCCCATGTCCCAGCCCCGCATCGGTCACACCGGCACCCTCCTCACCGACGGCCGCGTGCTCGTGGCTGGCGGGGTCGGCAACGCCGGCACCGCGGTCGACACCGCCGAGGTCTACGACCCGCTCACCGACGCGTGGACCTCCACCGAGCCGATGCCGGGAGCGCGCGACAGCCAGACCGCCACGCGCCTCGACGACGGACGGGTGCTCCTGGCCGGTGGCACCAGCTCGGGCAGCGCGCCTCTGGCGTCCGCGGTGGTGTACTCGCCCGGGACCAACAGCTTCACCGCCACCGACTCGCTCGACGTGGCCCGCACTTACCACACCGCGGTGGCTCTGACGGACGGCGACGTGCTCGTCGCCGGCGGGGAGAGCAGCGAGGCGTACCTGCCGGTCACCTCGGTCGAGGTCTACGACACCGCGACGAGCACCTGGCGCACCGTGGACGCGATGAACGGCGACCGGTCGCTCCACACGTCCGTCGCGCTGGACGACGGCACGGTCCTGGTGGCTGGCGGCTACGACAACGCGACCTTCGCCGGGGTCAGTTCGGTCGAGCGCTACACCCCCGCCGTCACCGCCGCGCCGGTAGCTGCACGCTCGATCACCGTCTCTGCGCGTGACACCGCGAAGCGCGGCGACGACCGGCTGGTCGTGTCCGGTCGGCTGAGCGTCGAGGACGGCCCGCGGCGCTGCGTCGTCGACGAGCGCGTCCTCGTCCAGCGGTACGACGCCCGCTCCGCGCGCTGGGTGCGTGTCGGGGTCGACCGGACCAGCGGCGGCGAGAACCCCGGTCGCTACCGACTCGTCACGGCCGACGTGCGTGCGACGTACCGTGCCAGCGTCGTCGAGCGCACGGTGACCCAGGGCGAGTCCACCAGCACCTGCTCGGCCGCGAGCGCCGAGGTGCGGCACTCGCACTACGCCGGCTGA
- a CDS encoding ABC transporter permease, protein MSAHVWDYLVDQRTELLYSSYQHVSLVVQCVAIATVLAFLLAVLVTRVPALDPVANAISSIGLTLPSFALIGLLLPLVGIGPRPSVIAVTFYAILPILRNAVVGLQGVSATLLESSRGMGMGSVSTLLRVQLPLAWPVILAGVRTSTQMSMGVAAIAAFALGPGLGGYIYAGLEQIGSANALYSALVGTVGVILLALVLDALLQVFGRVTTSKGIRV, encoded by the coding sequence GTGAGTGCCCACGTGTGGGACTACCTGGTCGACCAGAGGACCGAGCTCCTCTACAGCAGCTATCAGCACGTGTCGTTGGTGGTGCAGTGCGTGGCGATCGCGACCGTCCTCGCCTTCCTGCTCGCCGTCCTCGTCACCCGGGTGCCGGCCCTCGACCCGGTGGCGAACGCCATCAGCTCGATCGGCCTGACGCTGCCCTCCTTCGCCCTCATCGGGCTCCTGCTGCCGCTGGTCGGCATCGGTCCCCGGCCGTCGGTCATCGCGGTGACCTTCTACGCCATCCTGCCGATCCTGCGCAACGCCGTCGTCGGGCTGCAGGGCGTCAGCGCCACCCTCCTCGAGTCCTCCCGCGGCATGGGCATGGGCTCGGTCAGCACCCTGCTGCGCGTCCAGCTGCCGCTGGCCTGGCCGGTCATCCTGGCCGGGGTGCGCACGTCGACCCAGATGTCGATGGGCGTCGCCGCCATCGCGGCCTTCGCCCTGGGCCCCGGCCTGGGCGGCTACATCTACGCTGGTCTCGAGCAGATCGGCAGCGCCAACGCCCTCTACTCCGCGCTCGTCGGCACCGTCGGTGTCATCCTCCTCGCCCTCGTCCTCGACGCCCTGCTGCAGGTGTTCGGTCGGGTCACCACCTCGAAGGGAATCCGTGTCTGA
- a CDS encoding DUF202 domain-containing protein yields the protein MTRWPSWVYEEGDDPDARFTMANERTFLAWIRTSLGFLAAGVAVDVVDLDLSSGVRRLVAGLLLGLGLISALTAWLRWARSERAMRRHQSIPPPVSAGVVSLGLLAVGAVLLVLVVR from the coding sequence ATGACACGCTGGCCGAGCTGGGTCTACGAGGAGGGCGACGACCCCGACGCGCGCTTCACGATGGCCAACGAGCGCACCTTCCTGGCGTGGATCCGCACCTCGCTCGGTTTCCTGGCCGCCGGTGTCGCGGTCGACGTGGTCGACCTCGACCTCTCCTCCGGCGTACGCCGGCTCGTCGCCGGCCTCCTCCTCGGCCTCGGCCTCATCAGCGCCCTGACCGCCTGGCTCCGGTGGGCGCGATCCGAGCGGGCGATGCGCCGCCACCAGTCGATCCCGCCGCCGGTCTCGGCCGGGGTGGTGAGCCTGGGGCTGCTCGCCGTCGGCGCCGTCCTGCTCGTGCTCGTCGTCCGATGA
- a CDS encoding glycine betaine ABC transporter substrate-binding protein, giving the protein MPRPRATYSGRLAALAVTGCLALAGCGLGTAAGFTPTGKLAGPVADYEIDGASLSVGSKNFTEQLILGKIAIILLKSAGASVTDLTNIPGSASARLAQVDGQVDMQWEYTGTAWITYLGETKPIPDPEKQYEAVRDRDLEENGLVWLPPAPMNNTYGFATPTETLDELGITKLSEIKTLPASDRTFCVESEFKNRDDGFEPMLEAYDIPLGKEVPAGNVKTLATGAIYAATDQGDCNFGEIFTTDGRIKALDLTVLEDDRDFFPVYNVAPVFREQALEDDPDIEKLFAPVAEKLDDETLIELNARVDVEGQDPTDVALDWLKSEGFIA; this is encoded by the coding sequence ATGCCACGCCCCCGTGCGACGTACTCCGGCCGCCTGGCCGCGCTGGCCGTGACCGGCTGCCTGGCTCTCGCCGGCTGCGGCCTCGGCACGGCCGCCGGCTTCACCCCGACGGGCAAGCTCGCCGGGCCGGTCGCCGACTACGAGATCGACGGCGCCTCGCTGTCGGTCGGGTCGAAGAACTTCACCGAGCAGCTGATCCTCGGCAAGATCGCGATCATCCTGCTGAAGTCGGCCGGCGCCTCGGTGACCGACCTGACCAACATCCCCGGCAGCGCCAGCGCGCGGCTGGCCCAGGTCGACGGCCAGGTCGACATGCAGTGGGAGTACACCGGCACGGCGTGGATCACCTACCTCGGTGAGACCAAGCCGATCCCGGACCCGGAGAAGCAGTACGAGGCCGTGCGCGACCGGGACCTGGAGGAGAACGGCCTGGTCTGGCTGCCGCCGGCACCGATGAACAACACCTACGGGTTCGCGACGCCGACGGAGACCCTCGACGAGCTCGGCATCACCAAGCTGTCGGAGATCAAGACCCTGCCGGCGTCCGACCGCACCTTCTGCGTGGAGTCGGAGTTCAAGAACCGCGACGACGGCTTCGAGCCGATGCTCGAGGCCTACGACATCCCGCTGGGCAAGGAGGTGCCGGCCGGCAACGTGAAGACGCTGGCCACCGGCGCGATCTACGCCGCCACCGACCAGGGTGACTGCAACTTCGGCGAGATCTTCACGACCGACGGCCGCATCAAGGCGCTCGACCTGACCGTGCTCGAGGACGACCGGGACTTCTTCCCGGTCTACAACGTCGCCCCGGTCTTCCGCGAGCAGGCCCTCGAGGACGACCCCGACATCGAGAAGCTCTTCGCGCCGGTGGCGGAGAAGCTCGACGACGAGACGCTCATCGAGCTCAACGCCCGGGTCGACGTCGAGGGCCAGGACCCGACCGACGTGGCCCTGGACTGGCTGAAGTCCGAGGGCTTCATCGCCTGA
- a CDS encoding TSUP family transporter, with protein sequence MDDLTLTTLALLGVAALVAGFVDAVVGGGGLVQLPALLLGLPGASPVQVLATNKLASICGTTASSITYYRRVRPHAATFVPLMLLAFLGSALGALVASQIPEEAFSPIVLVVLVLVGAWVLFRPSVGEATALRFSGHQHTAVAMAAGFVVGLYDGALGPGTGSFFVIALVGLMGYSFLEASAKAKMANWATNLAALVVFVPQGAVLWEVGLLMGAANMLGGWIGARTAVARGSRFVRVFFVVVVSAFIVRIGGEVLGLWG encoded by the coding sequence GTGGACGACCTGACGCTGACGACGCTGGCGCTGCTCGGGGTCGCAGCGCTGGTCGCCGGGTTCGTCGACGCCGTGGTCGGAGGCGGTGGGCTCGTCCAGCTGCCGGCGTTGCTGCTCGGCCTGCCCGGCGCCAGCCCCGTGCAGGTGCTGGCCACCAACAAGCTGGCCTCGATCTGCGGCACCACGGCCAGCTCGATCACCTACTACCGGCGGGTGCGCCCGCACGCCGCCACGTTCGTGCCCCTGATGCTGCTGGCCTTCCTCGGCTCGGCGCTCGGGGCCCTGGTCGCCTCGCAGATCCCGGAGGAGGCGTTCAGCCCGATCGTGCTCGTCGTGCTCGTGCTGGTCGGCGCGTGGGTGCTGTTCCGTCCGTCGGTCGGCGAGGCGACCGCGCTGCGGTTCTCAGGTCACCAGCACACGGCGGTGGCGATGGCCGCGGGCTTCGTGGTGGGTCTGTACGACGGCGCGCTCGGGCCCGGGACCGGGTCGTTCTTCGTCATCGCCCTCGTGGGACTCATGGGCTACTCGTTCCTCGAGGCGTCGGCCAAGGCCAAGATGGCCAACTGGGCCACGAACCTGGCGGCCCTCGTGGTGTTCGTGCCGCAGGGCGCGGTGCTGTGGGAGGTCGGCCTGCTCATGGGAGCGGCCAACATGCTGGGCGGCTGGATCGGCGCGCGGACCGCGGTGGCCCGCGGGTCCCGCTTCGTCCGGGTGTTCTTCGTCGTCGTGGTCTCCGCCTTCATCGTCCGTATCGGTGGCGAGGTGCTGGGGCTGTGGGGCTGA
- the map gene encoding type I methionyl aminopeptidase translates to MFRERGIEIKTPEQIERMRAAGLVVGEALELLRAAARPGVSTGELDALAEDHIRSRGAVPSFKGYAEPPFPASICASVNDEIVHGIPGERLLVEGDIVSIDCGAIVDGWHGDAATTVAVGTVEPEALELMRVTEASLWHGIAAARLGGRVSDISHAVETSVRAEGPYGIVRDYTGHGIGSQMHQPPSVPNHGRPGRGPKLVLGLALAVEPMVTAGAQDSVVLDDDWTVATLDGSWAAHFEHTFTLTERGAWVLTALDGGRERLEALGVPYGGD, encoded by the coding sequence GTGTTCCGCGAGCGGGGCATCGAGATCAAGACGCCCGAGCAGATCGAGCGCATGCGCGCTGCCGGCCTCGTGGTCGGCGAGGCCCTCGAGCTGCTGCGCGCGGCGGCGCGACCGGGCGTGAGCACCGGCGAGCTCGACGCGCTGGCCGAGGACCACATCCGCTCACGCGGCGCGGTCCCCTCCTTCAAGGGGTACGCCGAACCACCGTTCCCCGCCAGCATCTGCGCATCGGTCAACGACGAGATCGTGCACGGCATCCCCGGCGAGCGCCTGCTGGTCGAGGGCGACATCGTGTCCATCGACTGCGGCGCGATCGTCGACGGGTGGCACGGCGACGCCGCGACGACGGTCGCTGTCGGCACCGTCGAGCCCGAGGCGCTCGAGCTGATGCGCGTGACCGAGGCGAGCCTATGGCACGGGATCGCGGCCGCCCGTCTCGGGGGCCGGGTGAGCGACATCAGCCACGCCGTCGAGACGTCGGTCCGGGCCGAGGGCCCCTACGGGATCGTGCGCGACTACACCGGCCACGGCATCGGCTCGCAGATGCACCAGCCGCCCTCGGTGCCCAACCACGGCCGTCCGGGGCGCGGGCCGAAGCTGGTGCTCGGCCTGGCGCTGGCCGTCGAGCCCATGGTCACCGCCGGCGCGCAGGACAGCGTCGTGCTCGACGACGACTGGACGGTGGCGACGCTCGACGGGTCCTGGGCGGCCCACTTCGAGCACACCTTCACGCTCACCGAGCGCGGCGCCTGGGTGCTGACCGCCCTCGACGGCGGCCGCGAGCGGCTCGAGGCCCTCGGCGTCCCCTACGGCGGCGACTGA